One Balneolaceae bacterium genomic window carries:
- a CDS encoding endonuclease domain-containing protein yields MPNKVHPYNPRLKKLARKLRKNMTLGEVLLWQEIRGKKLGYQFHRQIPIHEYIVDFFCHELQLAIEIDGSSHDHSKTSEEDLERQSELEDLGIRFLRFEEIDVRKNIDEVVKIIEDWIELNT; encoded by the coding sequence ATGCCAAACAAAGTTCATCCTTATAACCCCAGACTAAAGAAGCTGGCAAGGAAGCTGAGAAAAAATATGACATTGGGTGAAGTCCTTCTTTGGCAGGAAATCAGAGGGAAAAAACTTGGATATCAGTTTCACAGGCAAATTCCAATACACGAGTATATTGTTGATTTCTTTTGCCATGAACTTCAATTAGCCATTGAAATTGATGGAAGTTCACATGATCATTCTAAAACTTCTGAAGAGGATTTAGAAAGACAAAGTGAATTAGAGGATCTCGGAATTCGATTTCTGAGATTTGAAGAAATAGACGTTCGTAAAAACATAGATGAAGTTGTCAAAATCATTGAAGACTGGATTGAGCTGAATACCTGA